A genome region from Cardiocondyla obscurior isolate alpha-2009 linkage group LG14, Cobs3.1, whole genome shotgun sequence includes the following:
- the LOC139108215 gene encoding uncharacterized protein, translated as MIIFISINMKTIWLKMNPSTVEQSVPCNHSSVIDRHRLSPKIMISNIDVRQLSTWPIEVRVVRVQSPTMFWVKLINDEAAHKEMLERMALRMRFAAPQLILSPNEIIIGTLVAIREGSKWQRGIIEYVGATSITVNLRDWARTTERMPHECLRLESQFHEMRWQAIPCVLNGILPLRAQVWTEQEVVHAKIIMEKTQGWIIINDVLSDNAALVSYLRGGQTENVPMIDVSTLFIQIGIAKKFKWDKTPTESVASQTQ; from the exons atgataatttttatctctataaacaTGAAAACAATTTGGCTCAAGATGAATCCTTCAACCGTCGAGCAgtcagttccttgcaaccactcatcagtaattgatcgtcatcgtttgtcaccaaaaatt atgatttccaacATCGACGTAAGACAGCTGTCCACTTGGCCGATTGAGGTACGCGTggtacgcgtacaatcacctACAATGTTTTGggtgaaattaatcaacgatgAAGCAGCTCATAAGGAAATGCTGGAACGAATGGCCTTACGCATGAGATTTGCAGCACCTCAACTGATACTGTCaccgaatgaaataataataggaaCTCTCGTTGCCATCCGCGAAGGTTCAAAATGGCAAAGAGGGATCATCGAGTACGTCGGTGCTACTTCGATTACTGTaaatcttcgcgactgggctcgcacAACTGAAAGAATGCCGCATGAATGTTTACGACTAGAGAGCCAATTCCATGAAATGAGGTGGCAAGCAATACCatgtgttttaaatggaatcttGCCTCTGCGAGCTCAGGTATGGACGGAGCAGGAGGTTGTGCACGCAAAAATCATCATGGAAAAAACGCAGGGATGGATCATTATCAATGATGTTCTCAGTGACAATGCTGCACTTGTTTCATATCTCAGAGGCGGGCAAACGGAAAACGTGCCTATGATAGATgtatctacattatttatacaaataggtattgcaaaaaaatttaaatgggatAAAACGCCGACTGAATCAGTTGCATCGCAAACACAGTGA